A genomic region of Alistipes megaguti contains the following coding sequences:
- a CDS encoding 3'-5' exonuclease: MQDFAAIDFETANGQRTSVCSVGVVVVRGGEITDTVYRLIHPRPNYYSRFTTAIHGLTRADTDSAPDFDEVWRDIAPRIEGLPLVAHNSPFDEGCLRAVFDLYGMPYPGYRFYCTCRASRRVFGRQLPNHQLHTVSAACGFDLEHHHHALADAEACARIALKIL; encoded by the coding sequence ATGCAGGATTTTGCAGCCATCGATTTCGAGACGGCCAACGGCCAGCGGACGAGTGTCTGCTCGGTGGGTGTGGTCGTCGTGCGGGGCGGCGAGATCACCGATACCGTCTATCGGCTGATCCATCCGCGCCCGAACTACTACAGCCGCTTCACGACGGCCATCCACGGGCTGACGCGTGCGGATACCGATTCGGCACCGGATTTCGACGAGGTGTGGCGCGACATCGCCCCGCGTATCGAGGGTCTTCCGCTCGTGGCGCACAATTCGCCCTTCGACGAGGGGTGCCTGCGGGCGGTCTTTGATCTCTACGGGATGCCCTATCCCGGCTATCGGTTCTACTGCACGTGCCGGGCTTCGCGGCGCGTCTTCGGACGGCAGCTTCCCAACCACCAGCTGCACACCGTCTCGGCGGCCTGCGGCTTCGATCTCGAACACCACCACCATGCGCTGGCCGATGCCGAGGCCTGTGCGCGTATCGCCCTGAAGATCCTATAA